The Streptococcus viridans genome contains the following window.
CGGTTGGTTGTAGCAAACGAACTCCTCGACATTCTAGTCAGTTGAATAACAGCTCGGAAACAACGACTTTATCATCTTCTAGTAAAAAGGTCACAAAAAAAGACGTAAAAAAAGATTACAAGAAGTTGTACCAGCCTGTATTTGAGGATTATCAAAAGATTTTGACCTCGCCAAAGGATACAGCAAGTATTGCAAGTCTCTATCAAAGTTTACAAGCAACTGAGCGTCCAATCAATAGTTGGGCAGTCGAGAATGCGGTCAATCAAGCAGATGAAATGCGCTATGCCTTTGCGGATTTGAATAATGATGGGATAGAGGAACTGCTGATTGCAGACCTAAATGTGAGTGGCAAATATTTCTTAACCGGTCTCTACTATTTGCAAGCTGGGAAACCTGTCCTTTTGGGAGAAGGGTTCGTGGCAGGTCATGGTGGAGCAAGAAATGCTGCGCTTGTCTATAAAGGAGGAGAAGTTCTAGAGCTTAGCTGGTCTTCAGGAACGGGGCAAGGTTATGGGACTCTTTATCGACTTAATGCCAAGCAAGAGCAAGCGACTATACTCCAAGAAAAAGAGATTCAAATACAAGCAAATGATATTGCTGCTGATTTTGGAAAAAATGCATCGGATCAAATTGACTTAAGAGGCCTCGATTGGCAGGAATTTGAAGTTCCAAGTCGTTCAACTAAATCAGAAACACAACTAAAAGCTCCTTGGAATGCCAACAAATCAGCGAAACTGGAAGCTTTTATAAAGGACTGGGGAGAAAGACTAGGACAACCCAATTACCAAAAGGGGATCGCAGGAGGGGATGTAGGGCCAGACCACCTCTATACACTTAGGGATGATGGACCAAGTGAGAAAATGAATGCCGAGTATACGGATACAGGTCTAGGAAATGCTCAATATCGAATTGTAGAACGCTACAGTAATTGGGATAAATTTCCAGATGTTCATAGTTACTTTTTCGCTATCACCAATACGGGAGAACCTATTGTTTTTCATTCAGATACAACTAATGGAGGACAAATGTATCTTAAACCGACTGAAAATGCTGAACTCCAGGCAGAGTTCAAACGCTTGGTGGAAGAGGAATAATTTTCATTATCCAGAGTTTGGTCTTGGCCAAGCTCTTTTTCTTCAGCATTTGAAATCAAATCAATTGACAGATGTAATGGCGAGTATTACAATTTCATGTATAAGTTAAAGACTAGGAACTTCAGTTGAGATTAATGAAGAAAGTAAAGAGTAATCTGAATGATTGAATACAAAAATGTAGTCCTGCGCTACACGGATACAGACATTTTAAAAGATGTCAATCTCCGCATTGAAAATGGAGAATTCATGGTGCTAGTGGGTCCTTCAGGATCTGGTAAGACCACCATGATCAAGATGGTGAACCGTCTTTTGGAGCCGACAGATGGCAATATCTATATGGATGGGAAACGTATCAAGGACTATGATGAACGGGAGTTACGTCTCAGTACCGGCTATGTCCTTCAAGCCATTGCCTTATTTCCTAACTTGACGGTTGCGGAAAATATAGCTCTCATTCCTGAGATGAAGGGCTGGAGCAAGGAGCAAATTGCTTCTAAAACAGAAGAACTATTGAACAAGGTTGGTCTCCCTGCTGCAGAGTACGCTCATCGGTTACCAAGCGAGTTATCTGGTGGGGAGCAACAGCGGATTGGCATTGTACGAGCCATCATTGGGGAACCAAAAATTCTATTGATGGACGAGCCTTTTTCAGCCTTGGATGCCATCTCTCGCAAGCAGTTGCAAGCTCTCACCAAGGATTTGCACAAGGAGTTCGGGATGACCACCATCTTCGTAACACATGATACGGATGAGGCTTTGAAATTAGGGGATCGGATTGCAGTACTGCAAGAAGGAGAGATTGTACAAGTGGCGGATTCTGAGACAATTCTAGACCAGCCAGCCAACGACTTTGTTGCAGATCTATTTGGAGGTGCGCACCATGTCTAAACTATTTGCAACCTTTCAAGAACGCTTTGGGGACTGGCTTACAGCACTGGGGCAACATTTGCAACTGTCATTACTGACCTTGCTCCTTGCGATTTTTCTAGCTGTTCCATTAGCTATTTATTTAAGTACGCGCATGAGAGCGAGCAACTGGGTCTTGCAGGTAGCTGGGATCTTCCAGACCATTCCTTCCATGGCTCTTCTCGGCCTCTTCATTCCCATTATGGGCATTGGGACGCTCCCAGCTTTGACAGCTCTCGTCATCTATGCCATTTTCCCCATCCTTCAAAATACCATCACTGGTTTACAAGGGATTGATCCAAGCCTTGAAGAAGCAGGGGTCGCCTTTGGGATGACCAAGTGGGAACGACTCAAGAAGTTCGAGATTCCCTTGGCCATGCCTGTTATTATGTCTGGGATTCGGACAGCAGCTGTGATGATTATCGGGACGGCTACTCTAGCTGCCTTGATTGGAGCTGGGGGACTTGGTTCCTTTATCCTTCTAGGGATTGACCGCAATAATGCCAGTCTGATTTTGATCGGTGCCCTATCCTCTGCCTTCTTGGCCATCGCTTTTAACCTTCTTCTCAAATGGATGGAAAAGGCTAAATTGCGGACCATCTTTGCGGCCTTTGCTGTCATGGTCCTTGGATTAGGAGCTTCTTATACGCCAAGTCTTCTTCCAAAAACGAAGAAAGAAAACCTGGTCATTGCTGGGAAGTTAGGACCAGAACCCGAAATTCTAGCTAATATGTATAAGATCTTGATCGAAGAAAATACAGATATGACAGT
Protein-coding sequences here:
- a CDS encoding DUF4767 domain-containing protein encodes the protein MKRKEKLGAVILLAAGLVTVGCSKRTPRHSSQLNNSSETTTLSSSSKKVTKKDVKKDYKKLYQPVFEDYQKILTSPKDTASIASLYQSLQATERPINSWAVENAVNQADEMRYAFADLNNDGIEELLIADLNVSGKYFLTGLYYLQAGKPVLLGEGFVAGHGGARNAALVYKGGEVLELSWSSGTGQGYGTLYRLNAKQEQATILQEKEIQIQANDIAADFGKNASDQIDLRGLDWQEFEVPSRSTKSETQLKAPWNANKSAKLEAFIKDWGERLGQPNYQKGIAGGDVGPDHLYTLRDDGPSEKMNAEYTDTGLGNAQYRIVERYSNWDKFPDVHSYFFAITNTGEPIVFHSDTTNGGQMYLKPTENAELQAEFKRLVEEE
- a CDS encoding ATP-binding cassette domain-containing protein — protein: MIEYKNVVLRYTDTDILKDVNLRIENGEFMVLVGPSGSGKTTMIKMVNRLLEPTDGNIYMDGKRIKDYDERELRLSTGYVLQAIALFPNLTVAENIALIPEMKGWSKEQIASKTEELLNKVGLPAAEYAHRLPSELSGGEQQRIGIVRAIIGEPKILLMDEPFSALDAISRKQLQALTKDLHKEFGMTTIFVTHDTDEALKLGDRIAVLQEGEIVQVADSETILDQPANDFVADLFGGAHHV
- a CDS encoding ABC transporter permease/substrate-binding protein yields the protein MSKLFATFQERFGDWLTALGQHLQLSLLTLLLAIFLAVPLAIYLSTRMRASNWVLQVAGIFQTIPSMALLGLFIPIMGIGTLPALTALVIYAIFPILQNTITGLQGIDPSLEEAGVAFGMTKWERLKKFEIPLAMPVIMSGIRTAAVMIIGTATLAALIGAGGLGSFILLGIDRNNASLILIGALSSAFLAIAFNLLLKWMEKAKLRTIFAAFAVMVLGLGASYTPSLLPKTKKENLVIAGKLGPEPEILANMYKILIEENTDMTVTVKPNFGKTTFLYEALKKGDIAIYPEFTGTVTESLLKPAPQVGHDPEAVYKAARDGIKRQDDLALLKPMAYQNTYAVAVPKKIAQDYGLKTISDLKKVEGQLKAGFTLEFNDREDGNKGLQKVYGLNLQVSTMEPALRYQAIQSGDIQITDAYSTDAELARYDLVVLEDDKQLFPPYQGAPLMKEALLQKHPELEAVLNKLAGKITEKQMSQMNYQVGVEGKSANQVARDFLEKEGVIKK